The Candidatus Baltobacteraceae bacterium genome has a window encoding:
- a CDS encoding serine hydrolase domain-containing protein: MIFFLLLVAAIAAPAQPLAPDTVARVDTTVTKALSASHIPGMSISVSRDGTIVYSNAYGYANLARHTPATVQTHYEIGSITKQFTATGILQLKEAGKLSLDDTIGKWIPQYARGAKITIRELLQQTTGIPDYTDTNGFEKIAGTKTPSFAAMLGMISGKPLLFAPGSRFSYSNTNYIILGEILERASHTPWESYVRSHLFAPAGMTSSGFIDDEASLKPMATGYGLSKKGVKVAPPLISGWAWSAGAIVSTVDDMQHWDAALLRGKLINQTDLAAMFTPGKSAWDKGSGYAFGWVVDSVDGHKRIWHNGGTFGFLSANLLFPKDRVAIVALQNGLSMAGPESTATRIFEALEPSAALATSAAGEDPAVTARLRSLIAGLESGTLDRSQLTPRLNARFSPKMLAGIKSEIGPLGAPQQLLYVRKVSTAKVTIYTYRGVFAAATFNLNLGIDSMGKVSGITMTP; this comes from the coding sequence ATGATCTTCTTCCTCCTGCTCGTCGCGGCGATCGCCGCACCCGCGCAACCACTCGCTCCCGACACCGTTGCGCGGGTCGACACCACCGTGACCAAAGCGCTGTCGGCCAGCCATATTCCCGGCATGTCGATATCGGTTTCGCGCGACGGAACGATCGTCTACAGCAACGCCTACGGCTACGCGAATCTCGCGCGCCATACGCCGGCGACGGTGCAGACGCACTACGAAATCGGCTCGATCACCAAACAGTTCACCGCGACGGGCATTCTGCAGCTCAAAGAAGCCGGCAAACTCTCACTCGACGACACGATCGGCAAGTGGATTCCGCAGTACGCTCGCGGCGCGAAGATTACGATCCGCGAGCTGCTGCAGCAGACGACCGGTATTCCCGACTACACCGACACGAACGGCTTCGAAAAGATCGCCGGCACCAAGACGCCGTCGTTTGCCGCCATGCTCGGCATGATCTCCGGAAAACCGCTCCTGTTTGCGCCGGGATCGCGCTTTAGCTACAGCAATACGAACTACATCATCCTCGGCGAGATTCTCGAGCGCGCGTCGCATACGCCGTGGGAGAGCTACGTGCGCTCGCATCTGTTCGCGCCGGCCGGCATGACGAGCAGCGGGTTCATCGACGACGAAGCATCGCTCAAGCCGATGGCGACCGGATACGGCCTCAGTAAAAAGGGCGTCAAAGTCGCCCCGCCCCTGATCTCGGGCTGGGCGTGGTCGGCCGGCGCGATCGTTTCGACCGTCGACGACATGCAGCACTGGGACGCCGCGCTCTTGCGCGGCAAACTCATCAACCAGACCGATCTCGCGGCGATGTTTACGCCGGGCAAGTCCGCGTGGGACAAAGGGTCTGGGTATGCCTTCGGCTGGGTCGTCGACAGCGTCGACGGCCACAAGCGCATCTGGCACAACGGAGGAACCTTCGGATTTCTCTCCGCGAACCTGCTGTTTCCCAAAGACCGCGTCGCAATCGTCGCGCTGCAGAACGGCCTGTCGATGGCGGGTCCCGAATCCACCGCGACGCGGATTTTCGAAGCGCTCGAACCGTCGGCGGCGCTTGCGACGTCAGCCGCCGGCGAAGATCCCGCGGTCACGGCTCGGCTGCGCAGCTTGATCGCGGGCTTGGAGAGCGGCACTCTCGACCGCTCGCAGTTGACGCCGCGACTGAACGCGCGCTTCTCGCCCAAGATGCTCGCCGGAATCAAAAGCGAGATCGGTCCGCTCGGCGCGCCGCAGCAGTTGCTCTACGTGCGCAAGGTCAGCACGGCGAAAGTGACGATCTATACCTATCGCGGCGTCTTTGCCGCGGCGACGTTCAACCTGAACCTCGGCATCGATTCGATGGGGAAAGTCAGCGGGATTACGATGACGCCGTAA
- a CDS encoding copper amine oxidase N-terminal domain-containing protein, with product MFAALLLAQAVSIFVGGHPLYTNPGPIERTGRVFVPMRSIFERMGATVVYASGNINATRGRTTVALTIGSSNALIDGRSTQLDVAPFIVGATTYVPLRFIAQSLGANVDYNNNTRVVAITMAHMPPYNPGPPPYNPAPPPPAPVVDLYSQHPAPSSYITNRFAPVTAQFTRAARPGTVRVLLDGNDITYRAGVRAGGFSYTPPAPLSFGAHRVRVTGIAVDGSGFDRTWTFYVNGAAPPPATPIDLRNVQPGAGTTIANRFATISANFSRNVDAGSVRVWLDGADRTNQSGVSANGFSFKPPAPLSFGSHTVRVAGRGPSGGSAFDRSWSFTVQGQAPAPMHLTLSSPSGMVVGSTFTVAGNTVANARIAVTVGVPPASSGQTSQNGRAGQYGNFSLTITVPTNPGQQSIKLKITATDPVTGRSTNQTLQLRLR from the coding sequence ATGTTCGCAGCACTACTTCTCGCGCAAGCCGTCAGTATTTTCGTCGGCGGACACCCGCTCTACACCAATCCCGGCCCGATTGAACGCACCGGACGCGTTTTCGTTCCGATGCGCAGCATTTTCGAGCGCATGGGCGCGACGGTGGTGTACGCGTCGGGGAACATCAACGCGACGCGCGGGCGCACGACCGTGGCGTTGACGATCGGCTCGTCGAACGCGCTCATCGACGGCCGGTCGACGCAGCTCGACGTCGCGCCGTTCATCGTCGGTGCGACAACCTACGTCCCGCTGCGCTTCATCGCGCAATCCCTCGGCGCGAACGTCGACTACAATAACAATACGCGCGTGGTCGCGATCACGATGGCGCACATGCCGCCCTACAATCCCGGGCCGCCGCCGTACAATCCGGCACCGCCGCCGCCCGCGCCTGTCGTCGACCTCTACTCGCAGCATCCGGCGCCGAGCAGCTACATCACCAATCGGTTCGCGCCGGTGACCGCACAGTTTACGCGTGCGGCGCGGCCGGGAACCGTCCGCGTGCTGCTCGACGGTAACGACATCACCTATCGCGCGGGTGTCCGCGCCGGCGGATTCTCCTACACGCCGCCCGCGCCGCTGTCGTTCGGCGCGCACCGCGTCCGCGTCACGGGCATCGCCGTCGACGGATCGGGTTTCGATCGCACCTGGACGTTCTACGTCAACGGCGCGGCACCGCCGCCCGCGACGCCGATCGATTTGCGCAACGTTCAACCCGGCGCGGGAACGACGATCGCCAATCGCTTCGCAACGATCTCGGCCAACTTCTCGCGCAACGTCGACGCGGGCAGCGTGCGCGTGTGGCTCGACGGCGCCGACCGCACCAATCAATCCGGCGTCTCGGCGAACGGCTTTTCGTTCAAGCCGCCGGCGCCGCTGTCGTTCGGGTCGCACACCGTGCGCGTCGCCGGACGCGGTCCAAGCGGCGGCTCGGCCTTCGACCGGTCGTGGTCGTTCACGGTGCAGGGGCAAGCGCCCGCGCCAATGCACCTGACCCTCAGTTCACCGTCGGGCATGGTCGTCGGCAGCACGTTTACCGTTGCCGGTAACACCGTCGCCAACGCACGCATCGCGGTCACCGTCGGCGTGCCGCCGGCGTCGTCGGGTCAGACGAGCCAAAACGGCAGGGCTGGACAGTACGGCAACTTCAGCCTCACGATTACGGTCCCGACCAATCCCGGACAACAATCCATTAAGCTGAAGATCACCGCGACCGATCCCGTCACCGGACGTTCGACCAATCAGACCCTGCAGCTCCGGTTGCGATGA
- a CDS encoding EAL domain-containing protein, with the protein MNVPRGWPTVAFLAVWFALMIAGDIAATNYAAGNGFGVWFIDVAFEMLAYLAFGWRALPLPFIVLFVAFQIQPHNRFGDLQINELSEIPYALSNLVAVLVTVGPLGVRFPLRTTRDVSLFTLVLCVLGPLLANGSSLVVYGLIDPQLAPWSGFLTQLLRGAGADATAIIVFVPAITQLFAWRAPLVSEGSETGVKIDRPFILGLEATIAIVVGDYLLGLRFGHNFTEFSVLPLAWLAIRYGMRGAVLGLLAANVTATIAQVALAVPVDSQLEYQGFLIANALLAYLLGAFRTEREALMNRLEHAAYYDQLTDLPNAGNLMEFLAKAHGGPVALAIADVCDLRLLNEGIGRAAVDALMIQFANRLRASVSADAFIARVGSGEFAVATAHDADAAALTAAIQDVTTTPFPIDGSHLFVEVSIGATASTVAPFAGELMRQAALAVRRAKESSHRAVTYQHAVEQLAPPPLYAELHQAAERGEFVPFFQPIYRSRRGIWELAGAEMLMRWRHPERGLLAPADFIHLLERLSISNRVGWTMLEQGLRLAAQWRAGVPGFTLWVNFFPRQFLEADCTQRIGQALQDCDASPDLLVVEITERAVAADESAFTQLASDLRAMGVATAIDDFGSGTSSLARLREVPAHILKIDKSFVNRSDVDHKAMTVATTVVRLAAELDLQVVAEGIENTAQANAMLAIGCDFGQGYALGHPVPGADFERMLQAATV; encoded by the coding sequence GTGAACGTCCCGCGGGGTTGGCCAACCGTCGCGTTCCTCGCCGTTTGGTTTGCGCTCATGATCGCGGGCGATATCGCCGCGACGAACTATGCTGCCGGCAACGGCTTCGGCGTGTGGTTCATCGACGTGGCCTTCGAAATGCTCGCGTACCTGGCGTTCGGATGGCGCGCGTTGCCGCTCCCGTTCATCGTTCTGTTCGTCGCCTTTCAAATCCAGCCGCACAATCGGTTCGGCGACCTCCAAATAAACGAGCTCTCTGAGATCCCGTACGCGCTGTCCAACCTCGTCGCCGTCTTGGTGACGGTCGGGCCGTTAGGCGTGCGCTTTCCGCTGCGCACCACGCGCGACGTGTCGCTGTTTACCCTCGTGCTCTGCGTGCTCGGACCGCTGCTCGCCAACGGTTCGTCGCTGGTCGTGTACGGCTTGATCGATCCACAGCTCGCGCCGTGGAGCGGATTCTTGACGCAGCTGCTGCGCGGCGCCGGCGCCGACGCAACGGCCATTATCGTCTTCGTTCCGGCCATCACGCAGCTGTTCGCGTGGCGCGCTCCGCTGGTTTCCGAAGGATCCGAAACCGGCGTGAAGATCGACCGGCCGTTCATCCTCGGTTTGGAAGCGACGATCGCCATCGTGGTCGGCGACTACCTGCTGGGACTGCGGTTCGGTCACAACTTCACCGAGTTCTCCGTGCTGCCGCTCGCGTGGCTGGCCATTCGCTACGGCATGCGTGGCGCGGTTCTCGGATTGCTCGCAGCCAACGTCACGGCGACGATCGCGCAGGTCGCGCTGGCGGTTCCGGTCGACTCGCAGCTCGAGTACCAAGGATTCCTCATCGCTAACGCCCTGCTCGCGTATCTGCTGGGTGCGTTTCGAACCGAACGGGAAGCGCTGATGAACCGCCTCGAGCACGCGGCATACTACGATCAGCTCACCGACTTGCCCAACGCCGGCAACCTGATGGAGTTTCTGGCCAAGGCGCACGGCGGACCAGTAGCGCTGGCCATCGCCGACGTCTGCGATCTGCGGCTGCTCAACGAGGGCATCGGACGCGCCGCGGTCGACGCGTTGATGATCCAGTTCGCGAATCGCTTGCGCGCGAGCGTGAGCGCCGATGCCTTCATCGCGCGCGTCGGATCGGGTGAGTTCGCCGTCGCCACCGCGCACGACGCCGATGCCGCGGCGTTGACGGCTGCCATCCAAGACGTCACGACGACGCCGTTTCCGATCGATGGCTCCCACCTTTTCGTCGAAGTGTCGATCGGCGCAACCGCATCGACGGTCGCGCCGTTCGCGGGCGAGCTGATGCGGCAAGCCGCGCTAGCCGTCCGGCGCGCCAAAGAGTCGTCGCATCGCGCCGTCACCTACCAGCACGCCGTCGAGCAGCTCGCGCCGCCGCCGTTGTACGCCGAGCTCCACCAAGCCGCCGAGCGCGGCGAGTTCGTGCCGTTCTTTCAGCCGATCTATCGATCGCGGCGCGGCATCTGGGAACTCGCCGGTGCGGAAATGCTCATGCGCTGGCGTCATCCCGAGCGCGGTCTGCTCGCGCCGGCGGACTTCATTCATTTGCTCGAGCGCTTGTCGATCTCTAATCGCGTCGGCTGGACTATGCTCGAGCAAGGGCTGCGATTGGCGGCGCAATGGCGCGCGGGCGTTCCCGGCTTCACGCTCTGGGTCAACTTCTTTCCGCGCCAGTTTCTCGAAGCAGACTGCACGCAGCGTATCGGCCAAGCGCTCCAAGATTGCGACGCATCGCCGGACTTGCTCGTGGTTGAGATCACCGAACGCGCCGTCGCGGCCGACGAGAGCGCGTTCACGCAACTCGCGAGCGACCTGCGTGCGATGGGTGTCGCCACCGCGATCGACGATTTCGGCAGCGGCACGTCATCGCTCGCTCGCTTGCGCGAAGTGCCGGCGCACATCCTCAAGATCGACAAGTCGTTCGTCAATCGCAGCGACGTCGATCATAAAGCGATGACCGTTGCGACGACCGTCGTGCGCCTTGCCGCCGAACTCGATCTTCAAGTCGTTGCCGAGGGTATCGAAAATACTGCGCAGGCCAACGCGATGCTCGCGATCGGTTGCGACTTCGGCCAAGGGTACGCGCTGGGCCATCCGGTCCCGGGCGCCGACTTCGAACGGATGCTGCAGGCCGCAACCGTGTAG
- a CDS encoding GYD domain-containing protein — MPKYLVEATYSAEGAKGILKAGGTARRKIVEETTAEVGGKLEAFYYAFGERDAIIIVDVPSNAAAAALSMAVNATGALRSKTTPLLTPEEIDTAAKDHVVYRAPGQ, encoded by the coding sequence ATGCCGAAATATCTCGTCGAAGCCACGTACAGCGCCGAAGGCGCGAAGGGCATCCTCAAAGCCGGCGGTACCGCGCGCCGCAAGATCGTCGAAGAAACCACGGCCGAGGTCGGCGGCAAGCTCGAGGCGTTCTACTACGCCTTCGGCGAGCGCGACGCGATCATCATCGTCGACGTTCCGAGCAACGCGGCTGCCGCGGCGCTATCGATGGCGGTCAATGCGACGGGCGCGCTGCGCTCGAAGACGACGCCGTTGCTGACGCCCGAAGAAATCGATACCGCCGCTAAGGACCACGTCGTGTATCGGGCACCGGGTCAATAA